GCCAACCGCCGGTATGAATGAGGCGGAGACGATGGAGGCTGTGCATTATATCCGCCGTCTGCGCGATGAGCTGCATCTGACGATCTTGCTGATCGAGCATAAGCTGATGGTGACAATGGGCATTTCCGACCGCATCGCCGTACTCGACTACGGACGCAAAATCGCTGAGGGGCTACCCGATGAGGTCCGCCGCGATGAGCGGGTAATTACGGCCTATCTCGGAAAGGCAGCTACTGCCGAGCGCCAGACCTGGCAGGCGGCGCTCCGGCTCCAGCCGGAGGGGGAGGCAAATAACCATCATGAGTGAAATGCTGACTGTGCCAAGCGCTATGCTGCTGTTCGTTGATTGCCAAACCGCTGCATGTGTGGGAGGGGATCGATGAGTGATGTAATGCTGCAGTTGGAGCACGTGGATACGTTCTACGGCCCCATCCAGGTGCTCTATGATATCAACCTGGAGGTGCACCGTGGAGAAATCGTCTGCCTGCTTGGCGCCAACGCCGCTGGTAAGACGACTACGATGAAGACAATCTTCGGTCTGGTCCGCCCACGCCGGGGAAGGATTACCTTCGACGGACAGCGCATTGATAACCGGCCCGCCAGCGATATTGTCCGCCTGGGCCTGGCCCTGGTTCCAGAAGCGCGACGCATTTTCCCGCGCATGACGGTCTTGGAAAATTTACAGATGGGCGCCTACACGCGCGCGAATAGGGCTGAGATCCAGCAGGACCTCGACCACGTCTGTCAGATTTTCCCACGTATTAAGGAGCGTCTGAAGCAGATTGCCGGGACCCTCTCGGGTGGCGAACAGCAGATGCTGGCTATGGCCCGCGCTATGATGTCGCGCCCACGGATGATGTGCATGGATGAGCCATCGATGGGCCTCTCCCCTCTTCTGGTAGAGACGGTCTTTGAGACGATCGTGCGCATCCGCTCGGAGGGCGTGACCATCTTTCTGGTGGAGCAGAATGCCTCGATGGCCCTCAGTCTGGCCGACCGTGGCTATGTGCTGCAGACCGGGAAAATCGTGCTGAGCGATACCGCCTCTAATCTGCTTCAGAACGATATGGTACGGCAGGCTTACCTCGGGGGCGCTTGAGCCACAGACGTTCTTTTATCTAGTCTGGTCTGGCCGCCCTGCGCTGCTCCCTAGCCGCCTCCGCCTCGCTTCGGCCAGCAGGCCAGACATCGAGGGCGATGGCCCGCAGGAGAACGTACTGCGGGCCTCTGCTGGCCTCTTTTCTCCCGGTAAGTCCATCCATGATGGGATGGGACGCTAGCATCTCTTTCTTTTTCTTTGATCAGAGTGCAACAGCCAACAGCGCTCTCTAGCGAGCAGAGAGGCAAAGGAGGTCCAACGATTTGGTGGTTCGCAGTTACGACTATGTCCATCGACGGGGAGTGCGTTTTCTCTCGTGGGAGGAATTCGCTTCCTTGGGGCACAAGCTGTGTGAGGCCCTGGCCAGTGAACGAATCGAGGCCATTGTTGGTATTGCTCGCGCTGGTCTCTTCCCAGCGACGTTAGCTGCCTGCGCGCTGCGGCTCGACCTTTATCCAGTGCGCGTGAGTCGACGCCTTCAGGATGAGGTGCGTTTTCATTCACCGGTCTGGCATGTACCGCTAGTCGCGGCTATCGCGGGCAAGCGTGTCGCTGTTGTCGATGAGATCGCCGATAGTGGGGAAACACTGGCGCTGGTGGCGCAGCAGGCGCGTGCGCTCGGAGCTAGGCAGGTGATTACAGCCGCTCTGGTCAGCCATAGCTGGGCGAAGCCCCAGCCCACACGTGTGGCCTTGCTGACGGATGAGCTGGTGATCTTTCCCTGGGACCAGCAGGTACTGATAGATGGGAGCTGGCAACTCCATCCAGAGATGGTTACCGCCATCACAGCTCAACAGGGAGATCCCAAATAGGAGTCGGGCCGTCTTCGCCTGAGCCAGCCAGGTTCCCTGACCGGGGGAGCCAGGAGTGTCGCTTACCTTGCGCTTCCGCGTCCGTCTCTAGATCCCCAGGACAGGCTGGTAATGACGGCTCCTGCCTCTATGGCAGGAGCCGAGCCGTGGACGGCTGCCAAGCTCGATGGCCGGCTCATTCGCTCGTTGGATTGACGGCCCAGGCCGTGAGTCCAAAGCCAACAATGGTGTAGTCTTCGGCAGCCATTTCCTGTAGCATCTGCTGATAGACGTGCACAAATTCCGCTTCGTCAATGACCCCGCTGGCCAGCAAGAAAGGTTTCGTCAGGCAAAAAAGCGCCTGCATGTCTCTGTACCCGCTGTCATGCATGGGCATGCCATAGGAGCCGTCGTAATAGAAGGCACGGCGCTGGATGTTGACAAA
This genomic interval from Thermogemmatispora onikobensis contains the following:
- a CDS encoding phosphoribosyltransferase; this encodes MVRSYDYVHRRGVRFLSWEEFASLGHKLCEALASERIEAIVGIARAGLFPATLAACALRLDLYPVRVSRRLQDEVRFHSPVWHVPLVAAIAGKRVAVVDEIADSGETLALVAQQARALGARQVITAALVSHSWAKPQPTRVALLTDELVIFPWDQQVLIDGSWQLHPEMVTAITAQQGDPK
- a CDS encoding ABC transporter ATP-binding protein: MSDVMLQLEHVDTFYGPIQVLYDINLEVHRGEIVCLLGANAAGKTTTMKTIFGLVRPRRGRITFDGQRIDNRPASDIVRLGLALVPEARRIFPRMTVLENLQMGAYTRANRAEIQQDLDHVCQIFPRIKERLKQIAGTLSGGEQQMLAMARAMMSRPRMMCMDEPSMGLSPLLVETVFETIVRIRSEGVTIFLVEQNASMALSLADRGYVLQTGKIVLSDTASNLLQNDMVRQAYLGGA